CATCCACAAGATATTGCAACTTCATAAATTGCAGTATGTCTACATAAAAACGGCCCCAAGTTTAAAAAACCTAAACTAAGCAAAAGCATATTTACTAACCAGTTAGGTGATTCTTTAAAGTATTTCTCTCTTAGATCAGTTATTAAAAAAAATCCAAAAATAAAAGCACCAAACATAAATACCATTGCTGCTAACTCCTCTGTTGCTCTTAGTTTTGTTAGAAGATAAAATGGCAGATAAAAAAGCAGTACCGGAGAAGGTCCAAAATACAGATAAAGTTTTCCTTTATATAAAGAGATATCTTGAAATCCTTTCTGCCTGAAAGACTTGTTTAACTTTATGTTATATGGATCTTGTAATTCTAATAATTCTTTTGGTGGCGTTATTTGTAAATCCAGTCTTGATTTTAAAAATGAATTAACCAGTGAATTATATACATTAGAGTAAGATTTGCTAAGGTTTAATTTATATGTGCCATCAGTTGCAGTCCAGAAATAAAAAAGAAAAATAATTAAAAAAATAAAAAAGCGTTGCATTGAAATAATTATAAATTAATTAATTCTTTTGTAGCACTTTCTATATCTTCTTGTTTTATTAAACTTTCCCCAACAAGAAAAGAATAAACACCATGCTCTACTAATGATTTAATATCTTCATTTGTAAATATTCCAGATTCACTAACAACAATTTTGTCTTTTAAATCCTTTTTATATTTTGTAATAAGATTTTTTGTTGTGTTTAAATTTGTTTCAAATGTCTTTAGATCGCGGTTATTGATCCCAATCATTTGTGGATTTATATTTAATGCGATCTCCATCTCACGTTCATTGTGGATCTCAATTAAACAATCAATTTCATTTTCACATGCAATTTCATACAAATCACGCAATTGTAGAGACATGCCGCGGCATGTCTCTGCGATTAATAAAACACAATCTGCACCATAATAAATTGATTCATAAATTTGATAAGGATCGATAATAAAATCTTTTTGTAAAACGGGTAAATCCACAACATTTTTTATTTCATGAATGTAATTTAAATTACCCTGGAAATATTTTTCATCTGTTAAAACAGATAAACAACACGCACCACCATTTTTATATGCTTTTGCTATTTCTATGTGATTAAAATTCTTTTTTATAATTCCTTTTGATGGTGATGCTTTTTTAATTTCTGCAATTAATGCAATTTGTTTTTTGTTGATTTTGGTTTTTAATGCCGTAGAGACGCAATTAATCGCGTCTCTACCAGGCATATTTTTTTTCAATCTGTCAAGAGATAATCTCTCTTTTGATTTTTCAATTTCTATTTTCTTATAGGCAATTATTTCTTCAAGGATGTTCATGTAGCGATTTTTTGTTTCATACCATCAATTAATATTTTAGCTATCTCTGGTCTTGTAAATTCTTCTGGCAACATTTCTCCGTTGCGTAACATCTCCCTGACTTTCGTTCCACTAAGAATTAAATGATTGCTTTTATCGTGTGGACATGTCTTGTAAGATGCCATTTCTCCACAAGCTTTACACCAGAAACTATGCTCAAAAAATATTGGAGTAATGCCAAGCTCATCTTTTTTAAATTCACTAAAGATTTTTTGTGCATCATAAGTCCCATAATAATTTCCAACACCTGCATGATCACGTCCAACTATAAAATGAGTACAACCATAATTTTTTCTAATAATTGCGTGTAATATAGCTTCTCTAGGTCCTGCATATCTCATACTTGCTGGCATAATGCATAAAAGTGTTCTATCTTTTGGAAAATATTTTTCTAAAATTGTCTGATAACACTTCATTCTAATTTCTGCTGGAATATCATCTCCTTTGGTCTCTCCCATTGTTGGATGAAGCATTAACCCATCTACAGTTTCAAGAGCAACTCTTAAAAGATACTCATGAGCTCTATGAACTGGGTTTCTGGTTTGAAAAGCAACTATTTGTTTCCATCCTTTTTCAAAAAATATTTCTCTTGTTCTTGCACACC
The sequence above is drawn from the Candidatus Melainabacteria bacterium genome and encodes:
- the trpC gene encoding indole-3-glycerol phosphate synthase TrpC, which gives rise to MNILEEIIAYKKIEIEKSKERLSLDRLKKNMPGRDAINCVSTALKTKINKKQIALIAEIKKASPSKGIIKKNFNHIEIAKAYKNGGACCLSVLTDEKYFQGNLNYIHEIKNVVDLPVLQKDFIIDPYQIYESIYYGADCVLLIAETCRGMSLQLRDLYEIACENEIDCLIEIHNEREMEIALNINPQMIGINNRDLKTFETNLNTTKNLITKYKKDLKDKIVVSESGIFTNEDIKSLVEHGVYSFLVGESLIKQEDIESATKELINL
- the sat gene encoding sulfate adenylyltransferase, with translation MKLILPHGNELVNCFPGNPDELFQEAKELISITVSKKVLCDLEMLATGAFSPLKGFVEKEDYDEIIETMRLKNGLVWPIPITLQVNKETYKEIKDQNKITLKDELNRAVAILNLKEIYQPILKKEAELVFKTTDIKHPAVKYLFEAGEYCLAGEIKVLKHTYDEFPEYNLGCARTREIFFEKGWKQIVAFQTRNPVHRAHEYLLRVALETVDGLMLHPTMGETKGDDIPAEIRMKCYQTILEKYFPKDRTLLCIMPASMRYAGPREAILHAIIRKNYGCTHFIVGRDHAGVGNYYGTYDAQKIFSEFKKDELGITPIFFEHSFWCKACGEMASYKTCPHDKSNHLILSGTKVREMLRNGEMLPEEFTRPEIAKILIDGMKQKIAT